One segment of Tenrec ecaudatus isolate mTenEca1 chromosome 1, mTenEca1.hap1, whole genome shotgun sequence DNA contains the following:
- the LOC142437410 gene encoding left-right determination factor 2-like, with protein MWSLCLCWAVWALPLTSPAAALSEEQIRDSLLQQLHLSEVPVLDKAAVEELVIPAHVRAQYVSLLQRSHRVLSRGKRYSQKFQEVTGRLLASEASRDLLVFGMEQRLPPDSELVQAVLRLFQEPVPRTALHRQERLFPRSARARVSVEWLRVRDDGANRTSLIDSRLVSLHDSGWKAFDVTEAVSLWQQLSRPRQPLLLQVSVQREHLGPLASDAHRLVRFASQAAGGSGPREPQLELHTLDLKAYGAQGDCEAEAPATQGTRCCRQELYIDLQGMKWAENWVLEPPGFLAYECVGSCQQSQESLPFQWPFLGPRQCIASETASLPLIVSIQEGGRARPHVVSLPNMRVQKCSCASDGAPLPRELGV; from the exons ATGTGGTCGCTGTGCCTCTGCTGGGCAGTGTGGGCGCTGCCCCTGACCAGCCCCGCAGCCGCCCTGAGCGAGGAGCAGATCCGGGACAGCCTGCTGCAGCAGCTGCACCTCAGCGAGGTGCCTGTGCTGGACAAGGCGGCCGTGGAGGAGCTGGTCATCCCTGCCCACGTCAGGGCCCAGTACGTGTCTCTGCTGCAGCGCAGCCACAGGGTCCTCTCTCgagggaagaggtacagccagaaattccaag AGGTGACCGGCAGGCTCCTGGCGTCCGAGGCCTCCCGGGACCTGCTGGTGTTCGGCATGGAGCAGCGGCTGCCGCCCGACAGTGAGCTGGTGCAGGCGGTGCTGCGGCTCTTCCAGGAGCCGGTCCCCAGGACGGCGCTCCACAGGCAGGAGCGGCTCTTCCCGCGCAGCGCCCGGGCCCGGGTCAGCGTCGAGTGGCTGCGCGTGCGCGACGATGGCGCCAACCGCACGTCGCTCATCGACTCCAG GCTGGTGTCCCTCCACGACAGCGGCTGGAAGGCCTTCGACGTGACCGAGGCGGTGAGCCTCTGGCAGCAGCTGAGCCGCCCGCGACAGCCGCTGCTGCTGCAGGTGTCGGTGCAGCGCGAGCACCTGGGCCCGCTGGCCTCGGACgcgcacaggctggtgcgcttcgcCTCGCAGGCGGCGGGGGGCTCGGGGCCGCGCGAGCCCCAGCTGGAGCTGCACACCCTGGACCTCAAGGCCTACGG GGCTCAGGGGGACTGCGAAGCTGAGGCACCAGCCACCCAGGGCACCCGTTGCTGCCGCCAGGAGCTGTACATCGACCTGCAGGGGATGAAGTGGGCCGAGAACTGGGTCCTGGAGCCCCCGGGCTTCCTGGCCTACGAGTGCGTGGGCTCGTGCCAGCAGTCCCAGGAGTCCCTGCCCTTCCAGTGGCCGTTTCTGGGGCCGCGGCAGTGCATTGCTTCGGAGACGGCCTCGCTGCCGCTGATTGTCAGCatccaggagggaggcagggccaGGCCCCACGTGGTGAGCCTGCCCAACATGAGGGTGCAGAAGTGCAGCTGCGCCTCTGACGGGGCACCCTTGCCCAGGGAGCTGGGGGTGTAG